The Desulfovibrio subterraneus nucleotide sequence GTCTCGACGCTGCCCTTACCTACGGGGCCAATGCCTGCTACCTTGGCGGCACCTCCCTCAGCCTGCGCGCAGGAACGGGCGGATTCGACCGTGAAGCGCTGGACACAGCCTGCAGCAAGGCACATGCGCGGGGCGCATCCATATACTACACGCTCAACGTGCTGCCACATGAGACGCATCTTTCCGGGATTGCCGCCTCGCTGGAGGTACTGGCCGAATCCGCTGTGGACGGCCTGATTATTGCCGACCCCGGCGTTCTGCGAATGGCCCGCCGCTATGCTCCCGACAAGGCCGTGCACCTGAGCACGCAGGCCAATACGGCCAACAGCGAAGCCGTGGGATTCTGGTACGACCTGGGCATCCGCCGCGTGAACCTTGCTCGCGAACTCGGCGCACGCGCCATGCGCGAACTGGTGCGCAACTACCCCGACATGGAATTCGAGGTCTTTGTGCACGGGGCCATGTGTCTGGCCCTTTCCGGCCGCTGCCTGCTCTCCGCATGGCTGAACCGCCGCCCTGCAAACCTTGGTGAATGCACCCACCCCTGCCGGTTCGAATATCGGGCCACCGACCTTTCCGGCCGCTGCCACGACTGCGCAGCAGAAGGCCATGCCCACATGGGCGATGCCCTGCTCGGCGTGGAGGAAAAAACCCGCGACACCGGCACCATGTGGGAAGTAACCCGCGAAGAGCCCTACAGCGCCTTCTGGGCACCGGAGGACCTGTGCCTTGTCAAGTACATGCCGTGGTTCGTGCGCACGGGCATTGCATCGCTCAAGATCGAAGGCCGTATGAAAACGCCGAGCTATGTAGCCCATGTGACAGATGCCTACCGCACCGCTCTTGATGACGTGGCAGCAGGTTGCTTCCGCCCTGAAAAATATCTCTATGAACTGCGCAACACCGCCTCGCGCAACCTGAACACCGGCTTCTTTCTCCCTGATGGCAACCGCGTTTCGCTGCCCCCGCTGCAGGACACTGAACGTCGCCCCATTGTCGCGCAGGTACGTGAACGCCTTGCGGAAGACGCATGGAAGGTGGCCGTGCGTTCCCCCTGGAACAGCGACCGCCCCATACAGATCATGCAGACCGGCCTTCGCCGACCCGAGCTGCCCGCCGGAGCGTACACCCTTGAGAACCACAGGGGAGAAGCCTCTACCCAGCTCCATCCGGGCATGGAGGGTGTGCTGCGGTGCGATCCTTCCATCCTGCCCTCCGGACCGGAAACGCTCGAACATGGACTGTTTCTGCGCTGACCGACGCGAACTTTTCAACGAGCTTTGCATCGTAAATACAGCAAGGGGCGACCGGAATTTCCGGCCGCCCCTTGTTCGCATAGTCCGGTATTTCTGCCCCCGCAAACCATGCCGCCCGCACCGTCCCCCGCACTGGAGCCACCGCAAAAGCCATTTTTCCTTGCCGAATTCCTACGTCGAGCCTATAGTCACATAAGCTAACCCTCATGCAGCAAAGGAGAATCATCCATGAAAAAACTGCTCATTCTTGTGGGCGTTCTCGGCGTTATTGTTGTCGGGCTGGTTGTAGCGACGTTCATGTCCATCAACCCCATCATCGAAAAGGCTGTGAACACGGCAGGCCCGAAAATCCTGCTCACCAACGTGCATCTGGACAAGGCTGATGTTTCGTTCATGTCCGGTTCCGGTAAACTGCAGGGCCTTGTGGTCGGCAGCCCCAAGGGGTTCGCTGCCCCGCAGACCATGAAACTCGGCGCCGTGGAAGTGAAGCTGGATACGGCATCGCTGACCAAGGACGTGATCATCATCGAAAAGGTGCTGATTGCCAGCCCCG carries:
- a CDS encoding peptidase U32 family protein produces the protein MDRLDAALTYGANACYLGGTSLSLRAGTGGFDREALDTACSKAHARGASIYYTLNVLPHETHLSGIAASLEVLAESAVDGLIIADPGVLRMARRYAPDKAVHLSTQANTANSEAVGFWYDLGIRRVNLARELGARAMRELVRNYPDMEFEVFVHGAMCLALSGRCLLSAWLNRRPANLGECTHPCRFEYRATDLSGRCHDCAAEGHAHMGDALLGVEEKTRDTGTMWEVTREEPYSAFWAPEDLCLVKYMPWFVRTGIASLKIEGRMKTPSYVAHVTDAYRTALDDVAAGCFRPEKYLYELRNTASRNLNTGFFLPDGNRVSLPPLQDTERRPIVAQVRERLAEDAWKVAVRSPWNSDRPIQIMQTGLRRPELPAGAYTLENHRGEASTQLHPGMEGVLRCDPSILPSGPETLEHGLFLR